AGCTCAGGATAGAACACTATTAAAACCATCTAGCCCTGCATATTGTTTTATTGCATCCGTTTCAGGATATTGGAGTGGGcgattgtagggtgaccagacagcacttGTGAAAAATCACGACGGGGTGGgagggtaataagagcctatataagaaaaagacccaaaaatcgggactgtccctataaaatcaggacatctggtgaccctagGCGATTGTATGTTGTAGTATTCAAGTAAAACCCAATAGGTTTAAGTATTGAATTTCAGCCTCAAATCTCCGCCTCCCAATGCACTCAcaaaaagatatttaaaatcatTGCAAACATAAAGTTACTTCATCCTTTGGTGCCAGCTGATTGGCACCAACACTTTGGTTCATAGGTAGGAGAATGCTACAACTAGCTTAAAATGATCTGATACATCTTAGTGTTGGAGTAGTATGCATtgtgggcctgacccaaagcctgcTGAAGTCTGTGGAAAGGCTCTTATCAATTTTGGTAGTCTTGATCGAGCCCTTTCTGACTCATTGTCAGTCTTCATAAACATATAACACCTGAAGTAAtttatttatgaaaaataaatatatctgATATAATTAAACTGTTGTTCATCATACCattaaagtaaatttctagctGGAGGTGGTTGGATTGTAATATTTCCATGTTccataattttaataaaattaaatgcTCTCTTTAGATTACTAAAGTCTTTATGCATTTACAATTTCACGTGTGCAACAGTATGGTTTTGTGTCTTCATCTGAACTTGTGGAAAGTTTACATGAAGCCATTTTGATAATGAGGATTGCAATCTCCAAGCAGACATGATATTCTCAGTTTGCCACCCTGCTGTTCAGGGGGTACCAATGAAGTTGCTTTAAATGGGAAGCGTCTGTTCTTTCTCTGAACCCCTAACACCAGAACAGATGGGTGGAACATGGAACATGGAAGGTTTTACTTCAAGAGGTGGTAACAGTGAAGCCACTCATTAACACTGAATTTACCACTTCGTTAGCAACATTGCTTCCTGTTGAGAAAAACTAATATAGGCTCTCAAATTGACTGAGCATACGTTTGTCTACCTCTGTGAATATAATaagatgaaaaaaatacaaatcttTTCAGAATAACTAACTTAAAAAGATGAAATCTCTAAACTCTATTTCAGAATGATTGAATAACATATGATTGAGAGTTCAATATTTTATACTTATTCCATGAGAAATTTGACAGGGAAACTGTGGAGCATCCTTAGAGTTTGCTTTTCTTTTAACTGACACTTGTACTATTGCTTTTTAGTGCATGTTTGTGCTACCCATTTTTAACTTGTGTATGTGATGTAAAGACTCCTGCTGGGTGCTGCATTATCGCCATTTTAGGGTGATAACATTGAATATGATCTTATAAGTCTTTTAATTACTGTGGAAATTTGCTAATCTCAACATTTAATAGAATTTTGAAAATGGGAGAAATGGAAGGATTAAAAATTGATGTTTTGTCTGGTTAGGTTTACTTAAGGATATGGCATAAATCCGTTAAAACAATGTTCTGTCATTAATGTATACTTAATGTATTTGTGACTGCACACTGATATGAGTAACACTATATTACTTAAATGGAATTGTTCTGAATATTGATACAATGAAGAGAAGCTTTTGATATAAATTGCATGTAATAAAAGCTATTTTCATTATACAGCAGTACTTGGATTATCATTTCTTTTTCACACTCTTTAGGCCCAGTTTAGTTTTTAGAAGGTGGTACAGAATAACTACGCCAGGAAAATAAGATAGtaaaaaagtgtggggggggggagagggagaaaattAAGTGTGGCTTGGTAAATCTGTGCTTTTCCTTCTCTGTAAATTGGCTCCAATATAAGCAGTATAGCAGCTGCATTTCCATGAGGCCTTTGCTGGCTTTGTGTTAGGAGGAGGAGATTGTCTTTAGAGTGAACtataaaggattttaaaaaaagacactgtGGGTCCATTTTACTAGTTTTTGATTTGTTAATAAGATGAAAGTGTGCTTTCTTTAACTTACTGCTTgatttctatttttaattttaattttaggaAAAAGGGATGTCAAGTGTGGTCTTCCTTGGTTTTGTTGAAGGACCATTGGGAGGAGCCAAGGATGTTTGTTGTGACGCTTTAATTGAAGGAGTGTAGGTGATGACTTTTAACAGAGGCTTTCTTTATTCAAAATGTTAATTAGTAATTGAAGTTAAATAGGTGTTAACAACAAACAGATAACAAagatcaaaattttcaaaagtgcttagtaATTTGGGCTGCCTCAAGTTTTGGGTGCCCTGTTTGATACACCTTTAAAATTTTCTCTCCATTTCTGTTGCTTAACTTTCACCTTTTGTACCCTTGAGATGTCATATTACACTTGCTCTCCAGTTGCCACAGTGTTCCATTCTAAATGGGGCTGGAAATCCTAATGTTAAAccaagtaaaagaaaaaatatttttggagtTGAGGAGGAAAGGTgtggaggaaggagggaaaaaTCTTTCAGGTGAACTTTATGTAGCATAAGCAAGTAGTGAAAGACAGACACCCAACTTCTCCTCTTTCTTGCAAGACACATTTAAATTCATTAACTGATTCAAATAACCCAGGTCTGTCTGTATACTCAGTGTGCTTTGCCATGTTTTATATCAATGCTCATAGACTAGAATtaggtttttgttttcttctttctggTACTGGGGAGTTCCTTGACCACCAGAACaaaggttttaataaattgttcCATAGTAAGTGTCAGGTCTGTTGTGGCAAGCACCTTGAAGTGGGTGATGCTTTCAGATACAGAACAAGTTCTCTTGATTAACTCTGCAGATGCTAAAGGGAGCGTTCGACTTTTCTGATGATGCAAATTCATTGAAATAATTCTAACATCGTGATCTTGGAAGCCTTTATTATTTTCCAACTGTAATTTTACATCTGTAATCTAATGTGTAGATTAGAATGTTTATAGTAAACAGCTAAAAATGATCTCTCCGTTGGCTTTGTAATCCACATTAATGTACTTATAAATtgtattttcagtattttttgtTAATACTTTCCTGCCCTTTTTACCTGCATGTACtagttaattttttaatcaggagATTAAATATTGTATAAATAGATGACTGGCGGATaatttgggggagagggagacatcAAACTAGTGAAGatccttttttctgttttttttttttaaataattacctGCAAATATCCTCATTAAGCACTGTTGCTCTTACTTTGTTGTAAAGTTGGTTTTgatttaccatatatactcgttcattagcctattcgtttataagccaaccctctccccaccctcccaaatggataggtaaaaatagcaaaaactgtataaccctttcataagctgaccctatatttcaggggttggaaaactttggctcccggcccatcAAGGTAAGCCACTGGCGGgttgggacgttttgtttacctggagcatctggaggcctggagcccctcagctcccttggctgcggttcgccgttcccagtcaatgggagctgtgggaagtggcgccacttcccgcagctcccgttggctgggaatggcgaaccacggccacagggagctgcggggctccaggcctgcagatgctccaggtaaacaaaacggcaatgtattagatattctattcagtgattccatagagtttaaaatcatcaaattttggtgtagacctgttcataagccgacccccgctctttgatgcctcacatttttaccaaaaatattcagcttaagaacgagtatatacggtaattaaGATCTAACCATTAAAAACTACACGCTGAATAATAGAAAATTTCTGTAAATTAACAAGTGCAAAGCCAGTGAAGTTTGTAAGGTGTGCAAACCCAACAGATATGGAACACggtatttaggccctgattctacaACCACTTTACTactgtgagtagttccactggaatcACTGGAACTACTCCCCATAGTAAAGTTAAgaatgtgtgtttgcaggattggggggcCTTAAAAGTTCTGCTGGTGTAAGCTTTAGAAGCCAATTACTTCCAGTTTCCACCATATTTtcccttttaaacaaatacaaaCTGTAGGACATTAGCCAGAGGAAATGGTGTCAAGGCTGCAAGATCAGGTTGTAAGCACTTTTGGAAATTCCACAAGTTAAGGTTACTGCCTGCCCATTGCAAATACATaggaaatactgtttcttttcctTGGAAAATGTTAATGTTAATATATCATAAAGTATACAGGCTGTGTAATGTGGCTACGTTAATCTTGTTATCTCAAACTTAACTTTTTGAactttcagtttgtttttaatgCTTTATCTTGCAACCTTAACGTTGCACAAATTAGGGGGAGAGGAGCATTGGATTCACTTTATTTTTCAAGTTAATATAGAAAACAGTCTACCCTGAATCTCCTAAATGAAAAGACTGAACTGTTTTTAACACAGTCAAAATGATTTTTCAGCTTTAAACAGCCAATCATAATACAGTATGTTGCTGCAGAAATAATATCAATTTAAAACTGCTTTTATCAGCTATTTCTGTGCATGTCTAACTactgtatttcttttttttttttagtataaatGTGCTTAGTAGACAGACCAGCAATATGGATGATTCAAAGATAAATACTGAGATTACTGGTGCTAAAGAAGGACTCCTAGATGACAGCAATTTCATCTCCGAGGGAAAAAGTGGCATTCCTACACCACAAGAGAGTGAAACATCATTTCAGAAAAACAATATATTGACTCTGCCGGAAGAGCTGTCAAGGGACAGATCTGAAAAAGCCTTAAGTGGAGGCCAGAAGTCTCTATTTATACATACTGGTGCTCCTACTGTTTCTACCGAAAACTTTATCTTGCCTAAAGGAACTGCTGTTAATGGACCAGTTTCACACTCCACCTTAACTAAAACTTCCATTATGAATAAAGGTAGTGTTTCATTAACCACTGGACAACCTGTGGGTCATACAGATTCCTGCTCAACTTTGCCAGTGGTACATGATCTCCAGCTGCCTGCAAAGAGTACAACACAGAAATCAAGTCAACACCAAGTGTTATTTTTGTTACCTGATGTAGCACAGGCTAAGAACCTGACTCATTCCATTAAAAATCTACCTACCTCTGCTTCAGTTGGTTGTGATACACAGAAATCTATAGGAAATAGTGTGAAATCAGATAGCACTTTAATAAACCAAGTAGAAGTGTGTGAGGATAGCAAAAGTTTACTAGTAGACGATGATTGTGTCAATACATTAACAGGAATTTCCTCAGGTACAGGTTGTTTCAGATTAGGAAATGATACAAACTGGGATCCACAAAAAGAGTTTATACAGTTTCTTATGACAAATGAAGAAACAATAGAGAAGTCTCCAGTTCACTGTAAAGTAGGTctagagaaaaagagaaaaagaaaaatggatgTTAGCAAGATAACACGTTATACAGAGGACTGTTTTGATGATACAGATTATATTCCCAGTAAATCAAAATTACTAAATGTTGACTATTTAGAGCAGAGTGAGGATCTAGAAGTAGTAGAACCACAGAAATATGCATTAACAAAAGTGAAGCCTGAATCAACAGATGAGGAGTTAGAAGCTGTTGATGCTATCCAACAATTGATTTATAGTCCTACTAACAAATGTGCAGAAGATACTTCTCCAGTTCACACTAGCACTTTTCTTTCtagtactttaaaaaacaaatgtgaaaagaATGATTCAGAAACACCATCTACTTTTAGTACTGATGAGCCATCATTTTATCCTTGTACAAAGTGCAATGTGAATTTCAGGGAGAAGAAACACCTGCATAGGCATATGATGTATCATTTGGATGGGAACAGTCACTTCCGTCATCTCAATGTTCCAAGGCCCTATGCATGTAGGGAATGTGGACGGACATTTCGAGATCGTAATTCACTTCTTAAGCACATGATAATtcaccaggaaagaaggcagaaACTGATGGAAGAAATCCGGGAGTTGAAAGAACTCCAAGATGAGGGTAGAAGTGCACGATTACAGTGTCCACAATGTGTATTTGGTACCAATTGTCCCAAAACATTTGTGCAACATGCTAAAACCCATGAAAaggataaaagatattactgttGTGAGGAATGCAATTTCATGGCTGTGACAGAAAATGAACTGGAATGCCATAGAGGGATTGCTCATGGAGCAGTAGTGAAGTGTTCAATTATCAGTAGTGATATGTCCCAgagaaaaacacagaaaaagacTTCAGTGAAAGATCCATATGTAGGCTCATCAAAAAAGTCAACCACATATATGTGCAAAATGTGTCCATTTACTACATCAGCcagaagcattttaaaaaaacacatggaaTACTTGCATCCAACATCGTGCATTGATCCATTTGGTAGCCATCTTAGATTAGaaaaaaggaaaagcagcatAATTGAAGAACCTTTAGATTTTGGTAGCAGAACTAAACATTTGATCAAACAATCATCTACATTTCCAAAGAATTCTGTTCTAAAGCAAGATGTAAAAAGATCGTTTGGCTCAGCTTCACAATCCAGTAACTTTGCGAAACTTCACAAGAGACCCCACAGGATACAGAAGGCTCGGAAAAGTGTTTCACAGTCAGCTGTAAGTGTGTGCAATCAAAACTCTACAAACAAgactattttgattaaaaatagcaTTGACCAAAAACCTAAATATTTCCATCAAGCAGCAAAACAAAAAGCTAGTGTCAAAACAAGCAGTAATTATTTATATAGGCACAAATATGAAAACTACAGGATGATTAAAAAATCTAGTGATCCTTatcctttacattttaaaaaggaagagtCCAGCTCTGTTAgttctttacatttattttcatcATCAAATAGTCCCCATAATAATTGTTTTATGATGGATTCTCATAATCTTGATTCCAAAAGCCCAGAAGGCTATAAAGATCGTAGGCGTGTAGCTGTAAAAAGAGTGGTTAAAGAGTCTAAGAGGGAAGGCTCTGTTACAGGAGATGATTTGGATTGCTATCCAGATTTTCTACATAAAATGACTGTTGTTGTTTTACAGAAACTTAACTCTGCTGAAAAAAAAGACAGCTATGAAACGGAGGATGAAAGTTCATGGGATAATGTTGAACTATGTGATTACACTGCACAGTCTATGGAGGATGAATCTTACAGTGATATTAATCAGGATCATGTAAACCTATTCCCTTTATTCAAAGGTAAAATGGAGGATCAAGAAGCTGGTGATAAATCCTCTCTTCATTATGAGCAGAATGATGGTTTTTATTTTGAGTATTATGAAGATGCAGAGAGTAGTAACTTTCTGCATGAATTACATGATCCTCAAAATTTAGAAAACGTAGGAACAGCATTGCCAAAGCATAACTCAGTTTTCCATTGGACTGATTTATCACTTGAGAAGAAGTCCTGTCCATACTGTCCAGCAACATTTGAAACAGGAGTTGGATTGTCTAATCATGTCCGTGGGCATCTTCACAGAGCTGGATTAAGCTATGAAGCCCGCCATGTTGTTTCACCGGAGCAGATAGCGACAAGTGACAAAATGCAGCATTTCAAAAGAACTGGAACAGGAACCCCTGTTAAACGAGttagaaaaggtaaaaattttTAATTTGGGTGTGCAGTGGGCGGTAGAGGAGGATATAATGGTCTGCTAATCATAAAAGAAGATGAATTatgttttctttcctttaaaaaaggtGTTTTTTGTACTCATGATTAAAAGTTTATAGCATTAAGTACAGTTAAGATGTTCAAAATTGTTTGGAAAAATTGATAAAtcattattttctctttttagcTATTGAGAAATCTGAAACTTCTTCTGAACACACATGCCAGCTCTGTGGAGGTTGGTTTGATACGAAAATTGGATTGTCTAATCATGTGCGAGGACACCTGAAAAGGCTTGGCAAAACCAAGTGGGATGCACACAAGTCTCCAATCTGCGTTCTAAATGAGATGAtgcaaaatgaagaaaaatatgaaaaaatccTAAAGGCATTGAACAGTCGCCGTATTATTCCCAGACCATTTGTCGCTCAGAAACTTGCTTCAAATGATGACTTTTTATCTCAAAATGTTATACCTCTTGAAGCATACCGTAATGGCCTAAAGACTGAAGATATTTCAGTATCTGCATCGGAGGAAGAAGGTCTGAGTTTCCTAAATGAATGTGATGAAACAAAAACAGTACTAcatgatgaaaaaaaaaatcagtcacttACACTGATAgaacttctgaaaaataaaaggtTAGGAGAAGAAAGGAATCCTGATATCTCTCCTCAAAAGATCCATAATCAAACTGCAAGGAAGAGGTTTGTTCAGAAATGTGTTCTTCCATTAAATGAAGACAGTCCATTGATGTATCAGCCGCAACGAATGGACTTGACTATGCAGTCAGGTAAGAGGCTGTTTATAGCTGTCTAACTATGCTTCCAAAGAGTTCTTTCATTTATTAGCAAAGGTATTGTGGTGAAGAATATTTTTCCTATAACACGATTCATTTAACTCTTGTTTCCTTTGCAAAGTATTGAATGGGGAAAGAGAGTGCAATAAACTTCTAGTGTAACTTGCCAACGTTAGTGAATTCTCTTGCACAAAAAATAGTTTTTTTGGCATGTGGTTGGAGTGTGATTTAAAAGGAGCCAGAAATTAAGGAAAAGGTTAGACAAAAGTACAGTCTTTGATAGCAAAATATGCTGCTCCTCAACAAAAATAGTTGAAGTAGCTGGGTGCAACCCTTAGACCTCCCAGAGAGTAATCTAACTTGTGCAGAAGCAGCATTTACCCAAGCTGACAGAACTATTCTCAATGTTACAAAGGCATAATATTTCAAAACTATGAACAACTATTgaataatttcaacattttaggCAAACATGCTTCTTCAGCATAAATTAATGCATGTTTGTTGTATAATTGTGGCAGATGTGGGAAACTGCTGTTCTCCTTTTAGCCCTGTCTACCCTGGGAGAAGAACTGTGCTAGTTACAGCTCTGTTTGAACACAGTCGTTGCCAGCAGGGTTCTAACGCACAATCCCTGACTGTTGCgggcaaagattttttttttccctgagaactgtgctaataaaacaatTCTGTAATTTTTGACTACTTGCTCGATAGTCTCTAGCCCCATTTTAGAACAATATTCTTAATGCAGCTCTTGCCATAAAATCTGTTTCCATTGGTTAGGGAAACTCTACTAGTATCCTTTGATAACGCCTTTGTGTAAACAGAATTTCTAGCTAGTATGTTTCTGCTCCTAGTTTGGACACCGCTTTCTGGTACTGCAATATCCTAGATACTGAAGTATCGGTTCTTATTTTATTCCCTTaacagttttttgttttgctggttCTCTTGCCAATATTCCAGTACAGTATAGCATATCTGGCAGTGCTCAATGCTTGTTCACCTGTgtgtttgcctttttaaaaaataacttgcCTGTGCAGTAAAATCTGTCTTAAGTGACCACACAATTGTCTGACAAAAATCAGTTTCTTAACAAAGGTGACTTTCTAATTTGGCCTAACAAAGGTGGAACAGAATTATATTCAGTACATTTGGGTATTTTTGGTGGTCCCTTCAAACAGGAAGTTGCCTAATAAGGGAATTGTCTCTTTGACAGATTTCACTATATTTGGGAAAACATACTGAAGTATAGCTTGCCAAATTTAATACATTTACTTCTGAATGTTAGATGGTATCTATTTGGCTGTATTGAAAAATTAAGTGAAAATGAACATACACTTGCATAATACTAATAGTTATAAACAAAGCCCTTAAGCTAGCTGTGGCTAAGATAATAGAATTTGACAACTAACTCACTGTGACTGTTgagttaaaaagaaaataaaatctctGTAACCATAAGTTGCTTATCAAGCAAAAATTAAGTTATTTCAAATATCTTTAATACAAttccaatttaaaaaattgtctaCCAACCAGGTATTCTCGTTCTGTAATTTGCCTGAAAAGCAGTCTTTCTTCTGTGGGCTGCTTGATTATAGGATTCTTTCTATCCTGCAAACAGAAGTTTTCCAACATAATAGCTCTAGACATTTTTAAACTAACATATTTTAAGTTTTCTATAATATTAGTTGACATCATTGACCAAGATAATGTATTTTTGACaaaaggaagggaagcactttGATGTGGTATCACAGTAAATTTGAGAAGAAACCAATTATAATGGTTTCTTTGTCTGGTAAGTGAGGAGTTTAGTATTGTTTCACTATGTTTTCTTTCCTGTGATAAATAAGATGTTAGTTTGTTGATCATTTATTTAGCACAAAGATTTTAGCAAAAAACTTCAAATCATTAACTTTCATTATTGATTGCGCATCCAAAGTAATGAACATAAAATGCactgaataaaatgttttgtctaacagctgttcagtggtgtgttttACCACCTTTTCTCCCAGCCTTCATCAGCAGCCTAATTTAGTAGTGAGCCTTTTACAGTCTTGTGGGTAAAACACTTTAATTACCACTTCGTCAACTAGACTTTTTAATTCTCTTTATTGGGAATGTTGCAGGCTTTGAAACTTCTCAACAGAATTGTGCTATTCAAATCACAGGATTGTATTTTGGGGTTAGGAAATGATCTGCATACTGTGGAGATCTGCAGGAAAGTGATAATAGGTGTCAAATCCAGAGAAGCTTGGGGGTTCAAGGTTTACCCCTCTTTTCTTTCAAAATAACATGGTTTGGCTCTAAACGCTACATGCAAAACTAATAATGGTTAATTTGGATCCTTCTAATATACTAAACGATTGCATCAATGCAGTGAATATATTTTAAACATCTTTATTACAGAAAACTTTTTACAACGCTTTGAGAATTTCATTTTTTGAAGAGAGAACTGGATTATAGTTTTCTTTTGAATGATAGGTATGCCTGTGAAGCTTAGAACGTGTGTGCATTGCAATACGACGTTTACAAGTGCTGTTAGTCTGTCCAACCACTTACGCGCTTATGCACGAAAGAAGAGTGCTGGACTTTTGACTGGGACAGGTATGTTTTGTTACAGATGTAAAAGCAAGTTTGTGTATGATGCATTTTCCTCATCAGACTGCACAAACTTATATGTTAATCCAAATGAATTTTGACGCTTTCTCTGGTAAACAAGTTTAATTAAGAGATTGAACTTCAGCAACTTGTAAACATATAGGTGTTGCTGTTGTCCatttttcatgtttgtttttcattcttaCTCACTCATTTTGGTCCAGCATTTCAGGTATGTAAACAAAGCTGCAAGCTGAGCAACTTTCATTCTTCACCCCAAAATCAAAATAGCTATTTGTTTTTTTATGAAAGGGATATGACAGCTTTAAAAAATCATGCCTGTCCAAACACTTTTTACCTACTTACTATTACAAATAGCCCTTAAGAGTACTACAGTTGAAATAGATGAGCGAAAAATAACTAATTTTTCAGTCTATGCATctgacagcactttgtgtatagtcagtttcacagTTTTCTCTGTTTGTGTTGGTGGTTCACAAAGCGAAAATAATTTGGTAGTGGTACTATGGGGTGAGTATAGTACTGTCCTGACGCTACTTTTAACTCATTCATATTAAAATAAACTAGATTTCAGCTTGGTGTCCCTTACCATTTTATGTTGTGATCTGGAATAATATccgagggcctgattctgcagctggctctctgcaggcaaCCCCTTGTGGCCACATGAAgtatcactgaagtcagtgtgatcTGAATCTGTATGGTCTACAGTAGGAGGCAGAATGAGGgttggggagcagaaggggaagATATCAAGAAAATTGGGAGGTGGAGAGACTGAAATAGAAATACTAGGTAACTGGGGAAAGCAGCTGTCTGTCACTCCATAAAGAAGAAACAAGCACAGGAAAAAGTAAACTTTGGTAAAAGTAGTGTTCCATTTTCTTAGCTATAGATCTTGCTAGTTATATGAAGTACAAGTCATATGTAAAGCAGGGATGTCAAACTTTCTGTGAAGAGGGCCAAGATACGTTTTTAATTCTAGTCTGAAGGCAGTGACTATGAAGGTTGGGTTGTGTGCTACCCTTGATTCACAGTGGATCTCCCACTGATAACAATGGGAGGTTTGAACAAAGACTGCAtggtagaatctggcccttacaacataattaattttgttgttaAGGTTACTGTGTGCAGTGTCACTCAGTGGGGAAAAGATGATGCACAAGGCTTTACCATCACTGCTGTTTTTGAGGTTTTGGACtctttgctagtgcttttattCAATTTATGCACACAGTGATGATAATTGTGCAAGATAGGTGCACAATTGCATATGTAAGTTACTGGAAATtattgcttttaaaatattttctttagacTTAAAAGTTAACAGAGGAGGCACTGTGACCTAGTGTATAGAGCACTGGTCTGCGTCTCAGGATACCTAAATTTGGTAACACTGAGCAGGTcattctgtgcctccatttcccaatCTATAAAACGGAGATGATACTAACTTAATAAAATCCTTTGAGATTACTTATGAAAAGTTCTATATAAAAGCTAGGTGGtattcttattattatttattatataacACCTCTGAGATTGAGGGCAGTTCATGTTTTTCAGagctgtttcaggctgtctgcaaactTACAGTGATAATTCTGTATGAGTAGTTCTTCATTTATATTTGCCCATTTGGAAGTTTTTCTTCTCATCTGGAAGAgctagaaacttaatttttaaGTGCAGAAATTGAATCTGGTCACAGAGaggagataaatacattaaacaagCTAGAGGAAATCCATGGGTTGGGTGTCTCAGAAATGATGTATAGGAAGATTAAATTGTTAGAATACATAATCAGTATTTAGTATTACTTTTATCCCCCGTAACTGATACTAGAATGCTGCTAGTTTTCACTAGTGACTGGGAGACCCTTTGCAAATTAGTGGCTTTTGTCAATTGGCAAGTGAATAAACAAAGCAAGGATAATGGATCACAAAATGTACTTTGAAAATTGTGGTTTTAATTACTTGATAATTCATAGTGTACCAGTAAATCTACTACACTGCCGTACATTGTGTAGGATGAGGTCTTAGTGATATAATACCACACAACAAGCACTGTGCTTTCACTATTTTTCTGAGAAGTGAGAAGAGATGGCTCTGTGTGAGTGCAGGTATTACTGAGCATCTCCTATATTGGGAAGATCCCAGTTCTTCTTGTCTTGTTAGATGAAGAT
Above is a genomic segment from Mauremys reevesii isolate NIE-2019 linkage group 8, ASM1616193v1, whole genome shotgun sequence containing:
- the ZNF644 gene encoding zinc finger protein 644 isoform X1, with protein sequence MSSVVFLGFVEGPLGGAKDVCCDALIEGVINVLSRQTSNMDDSKINTEITGAKEGLLDDSNFISEGKSGIPTPQESETSFQKNNILTLPEELSRDRSEKALSGGQKSLFIHTGAPTVSTENFILPKGTAVNGPVSHSTLTKTSIMNKGSVSLTTGQPVGHTDSCSTLPVVHDLQLPAKSTTQKSSQHQVLFLLPDVAQAKNLTHSIKNLPTSASVGCDTQKSIGNSVKSDSTLINQVEVCEDSKSLLVDDDCVNTLTGISSGTGCFRLGNDTNWDPQKEFIQFLMTNEETIEKSPVHCKVGLEKKRKRKMDVSKITRYTEDCFDDTDYIPSKSKLLNVDYLEQSEDLEVVEPQKYALTKVKPESTDEELEAVDAIQQLIYSPTNKCAEDTSPVHTSTFLSSTLKNKCEKNDSETPSTFSTDEPSFYPCTKCNVNFREKKHLHRHMMYHLDGNSHFRHLNVPRPYACRECGRTFRDRNSLLKHMIIHQERRQKLMEEIRELKELQDEGRSARLQCPQCVFGTNCPKTFVQHAKTHEKDKRYYCCEECNFMAVTENELECHRGIAHGAVVKCSIISSDMSQRKTQKKTSVKDPYVGSSKKSTTYMCKMCPFTTSARSILKKHMEYLHPTSCIDPFGSHLRLEKRKSSIIEEPLDFGSRTKHLIKQSSTFPKNSVLKQDVKRSFGSASQSSNFAKLHKRPHRIQKARKSVSQSAVSVCNQNSTNKTILIKNSIDQKPKYFHQAAKQKASVKTSSNYLYRHKYENYRMIKKSSDPYPLHFKKEESSSVSSLHLFSSSNSPHNNCFMMDSHNLDSKSPEGYKDRRRVAVKRVVKESKREGSVTGDDLDCYPDFLHKMTVVVLQKLNSAEKKDSYETEDESSWDNVELCDYTAQSMEDESYSDINQDHVNLFPLFKGKMEDQEAGDKSSLHYEQNDGFYFEYYEDAESSNFLHELHDPQNLENVGTALPKHNSVFHWTDLSLEKKSCPYCPATFETGVGLSNHVRGHLHRAGLSYEARHVVSPEQIATSDKMQHFKRTGTGTPVKRVRKAIEKSETSSEHTCQLCGGWFDTKIGLSNHVRGHLKRLGKTKWDAHKSPICVLNEMMQNEEKYEKILKALNSRRIIPRPFVAQKLASNDDFLSQNVIPLEAYRNGLKTEDISVSASEEEGLSFLNECDETKTVLHDEKKNQSLTLIELLKNKRLGEERNPDISPQKIHNQTARKRFVQKCVLPLNEDSPLMYQPQRMDLTMQSGMPVKLRTCVHCNTTFTSAVSLSNHLRAYARKKSAGLLTGTALDCKQKKSRSRSGSKKKMLPLPHSADEVYILRCRFCGLVFRGPLSVQEDWIKHLQRHIVNANLPRTGAGMVEVTTLLKKPASITETSFSLLMAEAAS